In Ensifer canadensis, a genomic segment contains:
- the purD gene encoding phosphoribosylamine--glycine ligase, which yields MKVLLIGSGGREHALAWKIAQSPKLTKLYAAPGNPGIAEEATLVALDTDNHAAVADFCLKEAIDFVVVGPEGPLVAGLADVLRAAGVAVFGPSASAAQLEGSKGFTKDLCARYDIPTGAYGRFTDAESAKAYVCEQGAPIVIKADGLAAGKGVTVAMELDEALAAVDDCFDGAFGAAGAEVVVEAYLDGEEASFFCLSDGKTALALASAQDHKRVGDGDTGPNTGGMGAYSPAPVMTSEMTERTMKEIIEPTMRGMAESGHPFSGVFFAGLMITAKGPELIEYNVRFGDPECQVLMMRMKSDLLPLLYAAATGTLAGMEAEWRDETALTVVMASKGYPGSYDKNSPIAALPEASPETKVFHAGTAMKDGSLVATGGRVLNITAIGESASAAKDRAYSAVDGVSWDNGFYRHDIGWRAVAREKA from the coding sequence ATGAAGGTTCTTCTGATCGGATCGGGTGGACGCGAACATGCGCTGGCATGGAAGATCGCGCAGTCGCCGAAATTGACCAAGCTCTATGCCGCGCCCGGCAATCCTGGCATTGCCGAGGAAGCAACGCTCGTTGCGCTCGACACCGACAATCATGCCGCCGTTGCGGACTTCTGCCTGAAAGAGGCGATCGATTTCGTCGTGGTCGGGCCGGAAGGCCCGCTCGTGGCCGGCCTTGCAGACGTGCTGCGCGCTGCCGGTGTCGCCGTCTTCGGCCCTTCCGCTTCCGCGGCCCAGCTTGAAGGTTCCAAGGGCTTCACCAAAGACCTCTGCGCCAGATACGATATCCCGACCGGCGCCTACGGTCGCTTCACCGACGCTGAATCCGCCAAGGCCTATGTGTGCGAGCAGGGCGCGCCGATCGTCATCAAGGCCGATGGACTCGCCGCCGGCAAGGGTGTGACCGTTGCCATGGAACTCGACGAAGCGCTCGCTGCTGTCGATGACTGCTTCGATGGCGCCTTCGGCGCGGCCGGCGCGGAAGTGGTGGTCGAAGCCTATCTCGACGGCGAGGAGGCAAGCTTCTTCTGCCTCAGCGACGGCAAGACCGCGCTCGCGCTTGCCTCGGCACAAGACCACAAGCGCGTCGGCGATGGCGACACCGGCCCGAATACCGGCGGCATGGGCGCCTATTCGCCAGCGCCTGTGATGACATCAGAAATGACCGAGCGCACGATGAAGGAGATCATCGAGCCGACCATGCGCGGCATGGCGGAGAGCGGACATCCCTTTTCCGGCGTGTTCTTCGCCGGGCTGATGATCACCGCCAAGGGGCCGGAGCTGATCGAGTACAATGTGCGTTTCGGCGACCCGGAATGCCAGGTGCTGATGATGCGCATGAAGAGCGACCTCTTGCCACTGCTTTATGCCGCGGCGACGGGCACGCTTGCGGGCATGGAAGCCGAATGGCGCGACGAAACGGCACTGACGGTGGTCATGGCGTCGAAGGGATATCCGGGCAGCTACGACAAGAACTCGCCCATTGCTGCGCTGCCCGAGGCCTCGCCTGAGACCAAGGTGTTTCACGCCGGCACAGCGATGAAGGACGGCAGCCTGGTTGCAACGGGCGGGCGGGTGCTGAACATCACGGCGATCGGCGAAAGCGCAAGCGCTGCCAAGGACCGCGCCTATTCGGCAGTCGACGGCGTTTCCTGGGACAACGGCTTCTATCGCCACGATATCGGCTGGCGCGCGGTTGCCCGCGAGAAGGCCTGA
- a CDS encoding DUF2207 domain-containing protein, whose product MTRFVALLGIFFFLLATAGVGRADEVFSSYHSVIDVAENGTLTVTETITANVEGNQIRRGIFRDLPLTFTDAKGRRSKVDFKLLSVERDGEEEPYRTESISGGIRIYTGSAEVFLPHGEHTFQFTYETSRQIRFFDDHDELYWNVTGTEWAFPIDEASATVNLPEGVRPEALDVFTGGYGATGKDALASEEGSEIFFATTRRLEPKEGLTIAVKMPKGSIDQPTMSQENTWWLRDHMALVIAGAGLVVVALYYGRAWLKVGRDPARGVMVPRWDAPEGISPALVNYIDNRGFSGEGWTALSASALSLAVKGHVVLEDLKSAIIIAATGKGSSEKLPTGEASLMKAVNAAGGKLKIDRANGTKVQATGADFRNAMEREHRGKYYLANTGYIIAGVLLSVLAIAAVFLFGDLSEDSIPLVIVPVFIAFFVSIFAVSFGKSLRREKSLMSRIMSIVVIAFIGFVAFTIFSSILAVVFYSASETDELPLLFAIGGIVLVNVLFFFLMGAPTPLGTRMMDGIDGLRQYMTLAEKDRMNMQGAPEMSPRHFETLLPYAVALGVEKPWTQTFDHWLLAAAAGPAATAAYQPAWYHGDGFGSSSFGDRIGGFAGSMADTMTSSLPPPPKSSSSGFSTGGGFSGGGGGGGGGGGW is encoded by the coding sequence ATGACCCGTTTCGTCGCCCTGCTTGGCATCTTCTTCTTCCTGCTGGCGACAGCGGGTGTCGGCCGGGCGGACGAGGTGTTTTCGTCCTATCATTCGGTGATCGATGTCGCCGAGAACGGAACGCTGACGGTCACCGAGACGATCACCGCCAATGTCGAGGGAAACCAGATCCGGCGGGGCATCTTTCGTGACCTGCCGCTGACCTTCACCGATGCCAAGGGCCGCCGCAGCAAGGTGGATTTCAAGCTGCTTTCGGTCGAACGCGACGGCGAGGAGGAGCCCTACCGCACCGAATCGATCTCGGGCGGCATCCGCATCTACACCGGCTCTGCCGAGGTCTTTCTGCCACACGGCGAGCATACGTTCCAGTTCACCTATGAGACCAGCCGGCAGATCCGCTTCTTCGACGATCATGACGAACTCTACTGGAACGTGACCGGCACCGAATGGGCGTTCCCGATCGACGAGGCGAGCGCAACCGTCAATCTGCCGGAAGGGGTGCGGCCCGAGGCACTCGACGTTTTCACCGGCGGTTATGGCGCAACCGGCAAGGACGCGCTGGCGTCGGAGGAAGGCAGCGAAATCTTCTTTGCAACCACCCGGCGGCTCGAGCCGAAGGAGGGTCTGACGATCGCGGTCAAGATGCCGAAGGGCAGCATCGACCAGCCGACCATGAGCCAGGAAAACACCTGGTGGCTGCGCGATCATATGGCGCTTGTCATTGCTGGAGCAGGTCTCGTGGTGGTGGCGCTCTACTATGGCCGCGCCTGGCTGAAGGTGGGCCGGGACCCGGCGCGCGGCGTGATGGTGCCGCGCTGGGACGCGCCTGAGGGCATTTCGCCGGCGCTTGTCAACTATATCGACAACAGGGGCTTTTCCGGCGAGGGGTGGACGGCTCTGTCGGCATCGGCGCTCAGCCTCGCGGTGAAGGGCCATGTCGTCCTTGAAGATCTGAAGAGCGCCATCATCATTGCCGCGACCGGCAAGGGCAGCAGCGAAAAGCTGCCGACCGGCGAGGCGAGCCTGATGAAGGCCGTCAATGCCGCCGGCGGCAAGTTGAAGATCGACAGGGCCAATGGCACGAAGGTGCAGGCGACGGGTGCCGACTTCCGCAATGCCATGGAGCGCGAGCACCGCGGCAAATACTATCTGGCCAACACCGGTTACATCATTGCCGGGGTGCTGCTTTCGGTTCTTGCGATCGCCGCGGTGTTCCTGTTCGGCGATTTGAGCGAGGACAGCATCCCGCTGGTGATCGTCCCCGTCTTCATCGCCTTTTTCGTTTCCATCTTCGCCGTTTCCTTCGGCAAATCCCTGCGGCGCGAAAAGAGCCTGATGAGCCGGATCATGTCGATCGTGGTGATCGCCTTCATCGGCTTCGTCGCCTTCACCATCTTTTCAAGCATCCTTGCGGTCGTCTTCTACTCCGCCTCCGAGACCGACGAGCTGCCGCTGCTGTTTGCGATCGGCGGCATCGTACTTGTCAACGTGCTGTTCTTCTTCCTGATGGGCGCGCCGACGCCGCTCGGTACCCGGATGATGGATGGCATCGACGGCCTCAGGCAATACATGACGCTTGCCGAGAAGGATCGGATGAATATGCAAGGTGCGCCCGAAATGTCGCCCCGGCATTTCGAGACCCTGTTGCCCTATGCCGTTGCGCTTGGGGTGGAAAAGCCGTGGACGCAAACCTTCGATCACTGGCTGCTGGCTGCCGCTGCCGGGCCAGCTGCCACTGCCGCCTACCAGCCTGCCTGGTACCATGGCGATGGCTTCGGATCGAGTTCGTTCGGGGATCGGATCGGCGGCTTTGCCGGCTCGATGGCCGACACCATGACCTCCTCCTTGCCGCCCCCGCCGAAATCCTCGTCGTCGGGCTTTTCCACGGGCGGCGGTTTTTCCGGCGGCGGTGGCGGCGGTGGCGGCGGCGGCGGCTGGTGA
- a CDS encoding plant virulence effector HPE1-like domain-containing protein — protein sequence MRLLLITTAVALAAGSAWAQSIEAVVSGEAVNSSVASVSCAQCPPLQIKKKVTYVVPEIENGSEKVELKQINGEMRLVRTEAWLGGSPVVFVSKPSEEAVKAAANGAEQADTATAAADIDIANPGNHDLAASVIDETAKTAAVQTLTQAEPAVAASVAAESSRQFDPTGLELRLN from the coding sequence ATGCGCCTGTTGCTGATCACCACCGCCGTTGCGCTCGCCGCCGGCAGCGCCTGGGCACAGTCGATCGAAGCTGTCGTTTCCGGGGAGGCCGTCAATTCCAGCGTGGCCTCTGTCTCCTGCGCACAATGCCCGCCGCTGCAGATCAAGAAGAAGGTCACCTATGTGGTGCCTGAGATCGAGAATGGCAGCGAGAAGGTCGAGCTCAAGCAAATCAACGGTGAGATGCGGCTTGTGCGCACCGAAGCCTGGCTCGGCGGCTCGCCGGTTGTTTTCGTCAGCAAGCCTTCTGAGGAGGCTGTCAAAGCAGCCGCGAACGGAGCCGAACAGGCGGATACGGCGACCGCTGCGGCCGATATCGATATCGCGAACCCGGGCAATCATGACTTGGCTGCGTCTGTGATCGACGAGACCGCCAAAACTGCCGCGGTTCAGACCCTTACACAGGCAGAGCCGGCAGTCGCGGCATCTGTGGCCGCCGAAAGCTCACGGCAATTTGATCCGACCGGCCTCGAACTTCGGCTAAACTGA
- a CDS encoding AAA family ATPase has translation MIAEPASLIVHINGWPGTGKLTIARHLADHLGARLADNHTLINPAEALFTRGTPLYWSLRATIRTAVLDHVRQADAGQSFLFTDALSDDAFDSRAFEDYVALASERSARFVAVVLDCSIEENLKRLTRAGRSKVHKLTDPQVLIDLRGRHALLKGKCDQLIELDVTNLGADEAADAIATRIARGYCMFP, from the coding sequence TTGATCGCCGAGCCAGCCAGCCTCATCGTTCATATCAATGGCTGGCCGGGCACCGGAAAGCTGACCATCGCACGCCATCTCGCCGATCATCTCGGCGCGAGGCTTGCCGACAACCATACGCTGATCAATCCGGCCGAGGCACTGTTTACCAGGGGCACGCCGCTCTATTGGTCGCTGCGGGCGACGATCAGAACGGCGGTGCTCGACCATGTGCGCCAGGCCGATGCCGGTCAATCCTTCCTCTTCACCGATGCGCTGTCGGATGACGCATTCGACAGCCGGGCGTTCGAAGACTATGTGGCGCTGGCTAGCGAGCGCAGCGCCCGTTTCGTCGCGGTCGTTCTCGACTGTTCGATAGAGGAAAACCTGAAGCGGCTGACGCGCGCCGGCCGCTCCAAGGTCCACAAACTGACCGATCCGCAGGTGCTGATCGATCTCAGAGGCCGGCACGCTCTGTTGAAAGGAAAATGCGACCAGCTCATCGAGCTCGACGTCACCAATCTCGGCGCAGATGAAGCTGCCGACGCGATTGCGACGCGGATAGCTCGAGGCTACTGCATGTTTCCTTAA
- a CDS encoding glycine--tRNA ligase subunit alpha: protein MTTASLPDHMNPKRSFQALILTLHNYWADKGCAVLQPYDMEVGAGTFHPATTLRALGPRPWRAAYVQPSRRPTDGRYGENPNRLQHYYQYQVILKPNPSNLQELYLGSLEAIGLDPLLHDIRFVEDDWESPTLGAWGLGWECWCDGMEVSQFTYFQQVCGIECSPVAGELTYGLERLAMYVQGVDNVYDLNFNGREGDEKISYGDVFLQAEQEYSRYNFEYANTAMLHQHFIDAEVECQALLAAGAPGNGTNNHLHKCVFPAYDQCIKASHVFNLLDARGVISVTERQSYILRVRTLAKACGEAFLLTDAGGANLNRDAA, encoded by the coding sequence ATGACCACCGCCTCGCTGCCCGACCACATGAACCCCAAGCGCTCGTTCCAGGCTCTGATCCTGACGCTGCACAACTATTGGGCCGACAAGGGTTGCGCGGTGCTGCAGCCCTACGACATGGAAGTCGGTGCCGGTACGTTTCATCCGGCAACGACGCTGCGTGCGCTCGGTCCCCGTCCGTGGCGCGCAGCCTATGTCCAGCCGTCCCGTCGCCCGACCGACGGCCGCTATGGCGAGAACCCGAACCGTCTTCAGCACTATTATCAATATCAGGTGATCCTGAAGCCGAACCCGTCCAACCTGCAGGAGCTTTATCTTGGCTCGCTGGAGGCGATCGGCCTCGACCCGTTGCTGCACGATATCCGCTTCGTCGAGGACGACTGGGAAAGCCCGACGCTGGGCGCCTGGGGCCTTGGCTGGGAATGCTGGTGCGACGGCATGGAAGTGTCGCAGTTCACCTATTTCCAGCAGGTCTGCGGCATCGAATGCTCTCCGGTTGCTGGTGAACTGACCTACGGTCTCGAGCGTCTGGCGATGTATGTCCAGGGCGTCGACAACGTCTATGATCTGAACTTCAACGGCCGCGAAGGCGACGAGAAGATCAGCTATGGCGACGTGTTCCTGCAGGCGGAGCAGGAATATTCGCGGTACAACTTCGAATACGCCAACACCGCCATGCTGCATCAGCACTTCATCGATGCCGAGGTAGAGTGCCAGGCTCTGCTGGCGGCCGGCGCGCCGGGCAACGGCACAAACAACCACCTGCACAAGTGTGTCTTCCCCGCCTACGACCAGTGCATCAAGGCGAGCCACGTCTTCAACCTGCTCGATGCGCGCGGGGTGATTTCGGTCACCGAGCGGCAAAGCTACATTCTGCGCGTCCGCACATTGGCAAAGGCCTGTGGCGAGGCGTTCCTGCTGACCGATGCCGGCGGCGCGAACCTCAACCGGGACGCCGCTTGA
- a CDS encoding DUF523 domain-containing protein, which translates to MTAKILVSACLMGHAVRYDGASKPLVHPAIDRWRLEGRLVTICPEMSAGMPVPRPPAEIASGMSGTNVLDGGATVVENTGRDITGEFLDAAENALALARETDCRFALLIDGSPSCGSGFVYDGTFSGARHAGQGVARNGIEVYSDREIEALVERIDGPRQPR; encoded by the coding sequence ATGACGGCGAAGATCCTCGTCAGCGCCTGCCTCATGGGCCATGCCGTGCGCTACGATGGCGCGTCGAAGCCGCTCGTCCATCCGGCCATCGACCGCTGGCGCCTAGAGGGCCGGCTCGTCACCATCTGTCCCGAAATGTCGGCCGGCATGCCGGTGCCGCGTCCGCCGGCCGAGATCGCGTCCGGCATGTCCGGCACCAACGTGCTCGACGGCGGGGCAACCGTCGTCGAGAATACCGGCCGCGATATCACCGGTGAGTTTCTGGACGCCGCCGAGAATGCGCTGGCGCTCGCGCGCGAAACGGACTGTCGTTTCGCGCTGTTGATCGACGGCAGCCCGTCCTGCGGATCGGGTTTCGTCTACGACGGCACGTTTTCCGGCGCACGCCACGCGGGGCAGGGGGTCGCAAGGAACGGTATCGAGGTTTATTCCGACAGGGAGATTGAAGCCTTGGTCGAGCGGATCGATGGCCCACGCCAACCCAGATAA
- the aroA gene encoding 3-phosphoshikimate 1-carboxyvinyltransferase, whose product MSDTVKKLTILPTDHPLRGHVRPPGSKSITNRALLLAGLAKGTSRLTGALKSDDTRYMADALRAMGVEVSEPDDTTFVVTGTGRLASPSAPLFLGNAGTATRFLTAAAALVDGPVVVDGDQHMRKRPIKPLVDALRTLGVEVTSETGCPPVTVNGKGGFPAGRIEIDAGLSSQYVSALLMAAPGAKGPVRIELAGDEIGARGYIDLTVAAMRAFGAEVEQLSPSIWQVAPTGYRAADFVIEPDASAATYLWAAEVLTGGAIDLGVPASVFSQPDARAHAVISSFPHLPAVIDGSQMQDAIPTIAVLAAFNETPVRFVGLTNLRVKECDRVRALSLGLTAIRPGLAHEEGDDLIVSSDPALAGQTLPASIDTFADHRIAMSFALAGLKIHGIAIEDPGCVAKTYPAYWDALASLGVTFTGDRP is encoded by the coding sequence ATGAGTGATACCGTGAAGAAGCTGACCATCCTGCCGACCGACCACCCCCTGCGCGGCCACGTTCGCCCGCCGGGTTCGAAGTCGATCACCAATCGGGCGCTGCTTCTCGCGGGTCTGGCCAAGGGCACGAGCCGGCTGACGGGTGCGCTGAAGAGCGACGACACGCGCTATATGGCCGATGCCTTGCGGGCGATGGGCGTTGAGGTCAGCGAACCGGACGACACGACATTCGTCGTTACCGGAACCGGCCGGCTTGCGTCGCCGTCCGCGCCCCTGTTCCTCGGCAATGCGGGAACTGCGACGCGCTTCCTGACAGCCGCCGCCGCTCTGGTCGACGGCCCGGTTGTCGTCGATGGTGACCAGCACATGCGCAAGCGGCCGATCAAGCCGCTCGTCGACGCGCTTCGCACGCTCGGCGTCGAGGTGACGTCCGAAACCGGATGCCCGCCGGTCACCGTCAATGGCAAGGGCGGCTTTCCCGCCGGACGGATCGAAATCGACGCTGGCCTTTCCAGCCAATACGTATCGGCTCTGCTGATGGCTGCCCCTGGCGCCAAGGGCCCTGTCCGCATCGAGCTTGCCGGCGACGAAATCGGCGCGCGCGGCTACATCGATCTGACGGTTGCGGCGATGCGTGCGTTCGGCGCCGAGGTCGAGCAGTTGAGCCCATCCATCTGGCAGGTCGCGCCGACGGGCTATCGCGCCGCCGACTTCGTGATCGAGCCTGACGCGTCGGCCGCGACCTATCTCTGGGCCGCGGAAGTATTGACCGGAGGGGCCATCGATCTCGGCGTTCCTGCCTCGGTGTTCTCGCAGCCTGACGCACGCGCCCACGCCGTCATTTCCAGCTTCCCGCATCTTCCCGCCGTCATCGACGGATCGCAGATGCAGGACGCGATACCGACGATCGCCGTTCTTGCCGCCTTCAACGAGACGCCCGTGCGCTTCGTCGGGCTCACCAATCTGCGCGTGAAGGAATGCGACCGTGTCCGTGCCTTGTCGCTCGGCCTGACCGCGATCCGTCCGGGGCTTGCCCACGAAGAGGGCGACGATCTCATCGTCTCCTCCGATCCGGCGCTCGCCGGCCAGACATTGCCGGCGTCGATCGACACCTTTGCCGACCATCGCATCGCCATGAGCTTCGCCCTTGCCGGGCTCAAGATCCACGGCATTGCCATCGAGGACCCCGGCTGCGTCGCCAAGACCTATCCTGCCTATTGGGATGCGCTTGCATCGCTTGGCGTTACCTTCACCGGTGATCGTCCTTGA
- a CDS encoding LemA family protein, with protein MIGLAIGVAVILYLVFVYNGLVKARQIAEEAWSGIDVQLKRRADLIPNLIETVKGYAAHEKSTLEEVIAMRNRAQAVPAGDVEGRAAAEGALSQALGKLFALAEAYPDLKANENFAELQRSLETIEGEIQMSRRYYNGAARDLNVKVESFPSNLIANAFRFVKAGYFEIANEADRAVPQVKF; from the coding sequence ATGATTGGTCTGGCCATCGGCGTCGCCGTGATCCTGTATCTCGTTTTCGTCTACAACGGCCTCGTCAAGGCACGGCAGATCGCCGAGGAAGCCTGGTCGGGTATCGACGTGCAGCTCAAGCGACGCGCCGACCTCATCCCCAACCTGATCGAGACGGTTAAAGGATACGCAGCGCACGAGAAGTCGACGCTCGAAGAGGTGATCGCGATGCGCAATCGCGCTCAGGCCGTTCCAGCAGGTGATGTCGAGGGGCGGGCAGCCGCTGAAGGCGCCCTGTCGCAAGCGCTCGGCAAGCTCTTTGCCCTCGCCGAAGCCTATCCGGATCTCAAGGCCAACGAGAACTTCGCGGAACTGCAGCGCTCGCTGGAGACGATCGAGGGCGAGATCCAGATGTCGCGCCGCTACTACAACGGAGCGGCACGCGACTTGAACGTCAAGGTCGAGAGCTTCCCGTCGAACCTCATCGCCAACGCCTTCCGCTTCGTGAAGGCCGGCTATTTCGAGATCGCCAACGAGGCGGATCGCGCGGTGCCGCAAGTCAAATTCTGA
- the glyS gene encoding glycine--tRNA ligase subunit beta, giving the protein MPDLLIELRSEEIPARLQRKAAGDLKKLLTDALVEAGLTYEGAREYWTPRRLTLDIRGLNARSADVREDRKGPRTDANEKAIEGFLRGAGLSSISEAHVHSDPKKGDFYVAHIVKPGRPAEEIVAEAMPEIIRNFPWPKPMRSGAASAKPGALRWVRPLQSIVCTFGSETDETHVIPFEVDGIVASNVTYGHRFHAPEAITVRRFADYAEKLERAKVVLDGERRKQMISADAHNIAFANGLELVEDEGLLEEVSGLVEWPQVLMGSFEESYLEIPSEIIRLTIKTNQKCFVTRAPGAETLSNKFILVSNIEAKDGGKEIVHGNGKVVRARLSDAAHFWHRDQGNLPDLETLKPSAEKFDLDLHKPLDQRMAKLDALNVTFHAKLGTQGERVARIRALAAELAKVTGADAKLVDRAVVLAKADLRTEAVGEFPELQGIMGRKYALLQGEDASVATAIEDHWKPNGPSDRAPTDAVAVTVALADKLDTLVGFWAIDEKPTGSKDPYALRRAALGVIRLILESKARLPLTPFLEIALTALRAQKPALTSDVSADLLSFFHDRLKVYLRDLGARHDLIDAVLTSDADDLLMIARRVEALTAFITDEEGKNLLAGTKRATQILAAEEKKGTAVADAVDADLFRLDAEKALHAAVQLGSGEAREAIVKEDFRSAMQALSKLREPVDQFFNDVLVNDDDVSIRANRLALLGLIRSATGTVADFSKIAG; this is encoded by the coding sequence ATGCCCGATCTTCTTATCGAACTCCGCTCCGAGGAAATTCCTGCCCGCTTGCAGCGCAAGGCGGCCGGCGACCTCAAGAAGCTGCTGACCGATGCGCTGGTGGAAGCGGGTTTGACCTATGAGGGTGCGCGTGAATACTGGACGCCACGCCGGCTGACGCTCGATATCCGCGGCCTCAATGCCCGTTCCGCCGATGTGCGCGAAGACCGCAAGGGTCCGCGTACCGACGCCAACGAAAAGGCGATCGAGGGCTTTCTGCGCGGTGCCGGCCTTTCTTCGATCAGCGAGGCCCATGTCCATAGCGATCCGAAGAAGGGTGATTTTTACGTCGCCCATATCGTCAAGCCGGGCCGTCCGGCCGAAGAGATCGTCGCTGAGGCGATGCCCGAGATCATCCGCAACTTTCCCTGGCCGAAGCCGATGCGCTCCGGGGCTGCCTCGGCCAAGCCGGGCGCTCTGCGCTGGGTCCGTCCGCTGCAGTCGATCGTCTGCACCTTCGGCTCGGAAACCGACGAAACCCATGTGATCCCCTTCGAGGTCGACGGCATCGTCGCCTCCAACGTCACCTACGGCCACCGCTTTCACGCGCCCGAAGCGATCACCGTGCGCCGCTTTGCCGACTATGCCGAGAAGCTGGAGCGGGCGAAGGTCGTGCTCGACGGCGAACGCCGCAAGCAGATGATCTCGGCTGACGCACATAATATCGCCTTTGCCAACGGCCTCGAACTCGTCGAGGACGAAGGCCTGCTCGAGGAGGTTTCCGGCCTCGTCGAATGGCCGCAGGTGCTGATGGGAAGCTTTGAAGAGAGCTATCTCGAAATCCCCTCGGAAATCATCCGCCTGACGATCAAGACCAACCAGAAGTGTTTCGTGACCCGCGCGCCGGGTGCGGAAACGCTCTCCAACAAGTTCATCCTCGTTTCCAACATCGAGGCGAAGGACGGCGGCAAGGAGATCGTTCACGGCAACGGCAAGGTCGTGCGCGCCCGCCTGTCGGACGCCGCCCACTTCTGGCACCGCGACCAGGGCAACCTGCCGGACCTGGAAACATTGAAGCCGTCGGCTGAAAAATTCGACCTCGATCTCCACAAGCCGCTCGACCAGCGCATGGCGAAACTCGATGCGCTGAACGTCACCTTCCATGCCAAGCTCGGCACACAGGGCGAACGTGTTGCCCGCATCCGTGCGCTTGCCGCCGAGCTTGCCAAGGTAACCGGCGCCGACGCCAAGTTGGTCGATCGTGCCGTGGTGCTGGCAAAGGCTGACCTGCGCACCGAAGCCGTCGGCGAGTTCCCCGAACTTCAGGGCATCATGGGTCGCAAATATGCGCTGCTCCAGGGCGAAGACGCTTCCGTCGCAACGGCAATCGAAGATCATTGGAAGCCGAATGGCCCCTCGGACCGCGCGCCGACCGATGCCGTCGCCGTGACCGTGGCGCTGGCCGACAAGCTCGACACGCTCGTCGGTTTCTGGGCGATCGACGAAAAGCCGACCGGCTCCAAGGATCCATACGCCCTGCGCCGCGCCGCGCTCGGCGTTATCCGCCTCATCCTTGAAAGCAAGGCGCGCCTGCCGCTCACGCCGTTCCTCGAGATCGCGCTGACCGCCCTGCGGGCGCAGAAGCCGGCGCTGACGAGCGATGTGTCGGCGGACCTGCTCTCCTTCTTCCACGATCGCCTCAAGGTCTATCTGCGCGATCTCGGCGCCCGTCACGACCTGATCGATGCGGTGCTGACGTCGGATGCGGACGATCTGCTGATGATCGCCCGTCGCGTCGAGGCGCTGACCGCCTTCATCACCGACGAAGAGGGCAAGAACCTGCTCGCCGGCACCAAGCGCGCGACGCAGATCCTCGCAGCCGAAGAGAAAAAAGGTACGGCCGTGGCCGACGCCGTCGACGCTGATCTCTTCCGTCTCGACGCCGAAAAGGCGCTGCACGCTGCGGTTCAGCTGGGCTCGGGCGAGGCACGCGAGGCGATCGTCAAGGAGGACTTCCGCTCCGCCATGCAGGCCCTGTCGAAGCTGCGCGAACCGGTCGACCAGTTCTTCAACGACGTTCTCGTCAATGACGATGACGTGTCGATTCGGGCAAACCGCCTGGCACTGCTCGGTCTCATCCGCTCGGCGACCGGCACGGTTGCCGATTTCTCCAAGATCGCGGGATGA